A region from the Deinococcus arcticus genome encodes:
- a CDS encoding permease prefix domain 1-containing protein, with protein MSPEERFVRAATRGLRGQARRDAQAELRSHIHERAAQLQLILGATAEADARAQAMRELGAPAHIARGLRRTHWRWSAGMGVLVASVLLTSWVANAYSRGQAEVTQLVDQVLFPSAQWVNPCQGRRACVALQSAGVPLESELRSQGLMHRSQARPFLSGLGIQTHGLFQKTLVLPGNAALSARPFEVEVGRLGYPGRRRGYLNVSGVLAQGARQGWPLQVDGSTLAVRVAGRPIAPDTQMNLRTIEAYLEIELDQKLLPAVRAAAQVQESPGEPPFASRAWAAATLRPALQNRVNLAVSRPGHLYALVTFSPRRVFSNQVWLPELRALVVPSHGGRLSFPVVAWGDEQAQLNFVASQAQFLKELRAGREAAMLLAVPNDLTPMSQLQVVPLPPGPVAAGCSACPEARTVQVP; from the coding sequence ATGAGCCCTGAGGAACGCTTTGTGCGCGCCGCCACGCGGGGCCTGCGGGGTCAGGCCCGCCGCGACGCCCAAGCCGAGTTGCGCTCGCACATCCATGAGCGGGCCGCGCAACTGCAACTGATTCTGGGTGCCACCGCCGAGGCCGACGCCCGCGCCCAGGCGATGCGGGAACTGGGCGCGCCGGCCCACATTGCCCGGGGTCTGCGCCGCACCCACTGGCGCTGGTCGGCGGGCATGGGGGTGCTGGTCGCCTCGGTGCTGCTGACCAGCTGGGTGGCGAATGCCTACAGCCGGGGGCAGGCTGAGGTCACCCAGCTGGTCGACCAGGTGTTGTTTCCTTCGGCGCAGTGGGTAAATCCCTGTCAGGGGCGCCGGGCCTGTGTGGCCCTGCAGAGCGCTGGGGTGCCCCTTGAGTCTGAACTGCGCAGCCAGGGCCTCATGCACCGCTCGCAGGCGCGGCCTTTCCTGAGCGGTCTGGGGATTCAGACGCACGGCCTGTTTCAAAAAACGCTGGTGCTGCCAGGAAACGCCGCGCTGTCGGCCCGGCCTTTCGAGGTGGAGGTGGGGCGGCTGGGGTATCCCGGACGCCGGCGGGGGTACCTGAACGTGTCTGGCGTGCTGGCCCAGGGGGCGCGGCAGGGCTGGCCGCTGCAGGTAGACGGCTCCACCTTAGCGGTGCGGGTGGCTGGGCGGCCCATTGCCCCAGACACGCAGATGAACCTCCGCACCATTGAGGCCTACCTGGAAATCGAACTGGACCAGAAGTTGCTTCCAGCCGTCCGGGCCGCCGCCCAGGTGCAGGAGTCGCCCGGCGAGCCCCCTTTCGCCTCAAGGGCCTGGGCGGCGGCGACGCTGCGGCCCGCCCTGCAAAACCGGGTGAACCTGGCGGTGTCGCGTCCCGGGCACCTTTACGCACTGGTCACCTTCAGCCCGCGCCGTGTCTTTTCAAATCAGGTCTGGCTGCCCGAGTTGAGGGCGCTGGTGGTGCCTTCGCATGGTGGCCGCCTTTCCTTTCCGGTCGTCGCGTGGGGCGACGAACAGGCCCAACTCAACTTCGTGGCGTCCCAGGCGCAGTTTCTGAAGGAACTCCGGGCGGGGCGCGAGGCGGCGATGCTGCTGGCCGTCCCCAACGACCTGACGCCCATGAGCCAGCTGCAGGTCGTGCCGCTGCCCCCGGGGCCCGTGGCCGCAGGGTGTAGCGCCTGCCCAGAGGCGCGCACAGTGCAGGTGCCGTAA
- a CDS encoding PadR family transcriptional regulator, giving the protein MQSRDLDGNLLRGSLEFLLLASLEGGALYGLRIIQDVQNRTGGHFSFKEGTLYPALHRLEKRGLIRAEVQPSDVGGPPRKYYHLTDSGVRELSRQRDAQRAHAAALRPFLEFA; this is encoded by the coding sequence ATGCAAAGTAGAGATCTGGACGGTAACTTGTTGCGCGGCAGCCTGGAATTCCTGCTGCTGGCCAGCCTGGAAGGGGGGGCGCTGTATGGCCTGCGCATCATTCAGGACGTGCAGAACAGGACGGGCGGCCACTTCAGCTTCAAGGAGGGCACGCTGTACCCGGCCCTGCACCGCCTGGAAAAGCGCGGCCTGATCCGCGCCGAGGTGCAGCCCAGCGACGTGGGCGGCCCGCCCCGCAAGTACTACCACCTGACCGACAGCGGCGTGCGCGAACTGAGCCGCCAGCGTGACGCCCAGCGCGCCCACGCCGCCGCCCTGCGCCCTTTCCTGGAGTTCGCATGA
- a CDS encoding DsbA family protein, producing MKRFSLSAALRGAALMLSLGGAAQAQLLSTPQETVAQPILKGFAPDGPVLRRGATTITLDVAGGHVVGVLTETDNLNDLARGIAVGWGMGEADVPRLAQSLGQPQVLAQLRKGLQDFSDENATDFFVIKASGEGAATRYRAYTAVQIWPDSAFPATKNVTGSVGAPNTLRIFSDFQCPYCKQLWDTALPGWEGQAGVYRTAHYQFPLDFHKNAFSAAEASECAGAQGKFWPYADVLFDQFSSWTRLDPKDAPGRYSAYAKTAGLDTAAFKTCLGQRTFKTSVEAQYKAGQALGVRGTPTVFLNGVKLLDYRSPEEQAVVRAITRATPSASSVIDARLRTLR from the coding sequence GTGAAGCGTTTCTCTCTGTCTGCTGCCCTGCGGGGCGCCGCCCTGATGCTGAGTCTGGGGGGCGCTGCGCAGGCCCAACTGCTGTCCACCCCGCAGGAAACGGTGGCCCAGCCCATCCTCAAAGGCTTTGCTCCGGACGGCCCGGTGCTGCGCCGGGGCGCCACCACGATCACCCTGGACGTGGCGGGTGGTCATGTGGTGGGCGTGCTGACCGAAACCGACAACCTGAACGATCTGGCGCGCGGGATTGCGGTGGGCTGGGGGATGGGGGAAGCCGACGTGCCCCGGCTGGCCCAGAGCCTGGGGCAACCGCAGGTGCTGGCGCAGCTCCGCAAGGGCCTGCAGGATTTCAGCGACGAGAACGCCACCGACTTTTTTGTGATCAAGGCGAGTGGGGAAGGGGCCGCCACGCGCTACCGCGCCTACACGGCCGTGCAGATCTGGCCGGACAGCGCCTTTCCGGCCACGAAGAACGTGACGGGGAGCGTGGGCGCCCCCAACACCCTGCGCATCTTCAGCGATTTTCAGTGCCCCTATTGCAAGCAGCTGTGGGACACGGCGCTGCCCGGCTGGGAAGGGCAGGCGGGGGTGTACCGCACGGCGCATTACCAGTTTCCGCTGGACTTTCACAAGAATGCCTTCAGCGCCGCCGAGGCCAGCGAATGCGCCGGCGCCCAGGGCAAGTTCTGGCCCTACGCCGACGTGCTGTTCGACCAGTTCAGCAGCTGGACGCGCCTGGACCCCAAGGACGCCCCGGGCCGCTACAGCGCCTACGCCAAGACGGCGGGGCTGGACACCGCCGCCTTCAAGACCTGTCTGGGCCAGCGCACCTTCAAGACCAGCGTGGAGGCGCAGTACAAGGCCGGGCAGGCGCTGGGCGTGCGCGGGACCCCCACGGTGTTTCTGAACGGCGTGAAGCTGCTGGATTACCGCAGCCCCGAAGAGCAGGCCGTGGTGCGGGCCATTACCCGGGCCACGCCCTCGGCCAGCAGTGTGATTGACGCGCGGCTCAGGACCCTGCGCTGA